One Niabella beijingensis DNA window includes the following coding sequences:
- a CDS encoding sterol desaturase family protein yields the protein METYGKILLIAIPSFLVLVLLEMGYAWHREQKGMRTNDVISSLLSGVTNITKDVLGLSIVIYSYSWMVTHWALMHLQTSWLTYVIAFMVLDFSGYCVHRIQHEYNFFWNGHLVHHSSEEFNLACALRQSISGFANIFVIFLLPAALLGVPAKVIAVVAPLHLFAQFWYHTRFIKKMGVLEKIIVTPSLHRVHHAINPEYLDKNYSQIFIFWDKLFGTYQEELPDKPPVYGITRPVSTWNPVKINFQHVALLIKDAWRTRSWKDKFRIWLMPTGWRPPDMIEKYPVHKIENVYQFEKYDPYLSPAVKTWLWIQLAALLFFICFLFGNIAAIGAPGIFYYGLFIFLFVYALAELMDGNPFTWIWEGLKVICGAGIIWHYNDWFLLKNYMTGGWIFVAGYLLLSLLITAVLRRRAA from the coding sequence ATGGAAACATATGGTAAAATATTACTGATCGCCATCCCCTCTTTTTTGGTACTCGTACTGCTGGAAATGGGATATGCCTGGCACCGGGAGCAGAAAGGTATGCGCACCAATGATGTGATCAGCAGCCTGCTCAGCGGTGTTACCAATATCACCAAAGATGTACTGGGCTTAAGTATCGTGATCTATTCCTATTCCTGGATGGTGACCCACTGGGCCCTGATGCACCTGCAGACCTCCTGGCTCACTTATGTCATCGCTTTTATGGTGCTCGACTTTTCCGGCTATTGCGTGCACCGGATACAACATGAATATAATTTTTTCTGGAATGGTCACCTCGTGCACCACAGCAGCGAAGAGTTCAACCTGGCCTGCGCCCTGCGCCAGAGCATTTCCGGCTTCGCCAATATTTTTGTAATCTTCCTGCTGCCGGCCGCCCTGCTGGGTGTGCCGGCAAAGGTGATCGCTGTGGTGGCACCGCTTCACCTGTTTGCGCAGTTCTGGTATCATACCAGGTTTATAAAAAAAATGGGCGTGCTCGAAAAGATTATCGTAACGCCTTCCCTTCACCGGGTGCATCACGCGATCAACCCGGAATATCTTGACAAAAACTATTCACAGATCTTTATTTTCTGGGATAAATTGTTTGGTACTTACCAGGAGGAACTTCCGGACAAGCCGCCGGTATATGGCATTACCCGCCCGGTAAGTACCTGGAACCCGGTGAAAATAAATTTTCAGCATGTGGCACTGCTGATAAAAGATGCATGGCGTACCCGGAGCTGGAAGGATAAATTCCGCATCTGGCTGATGCCCACCGGCTGGCGTCCGCCGGATATGATCGAAAAATATCCCGTCCATAAAATTGAAAACGTTTATCAGTTCGAAAAATACGACCCCTATCTGTCCCCTGCCGTAAAGACCTGGCTGTGGATACAGCTGGCAGCACTCCTTTTTTTTATCTGCTTCCTGTTTGGCAATATTGCCGCCATTGGCGCTCCCGGCATCTTTTATTACGGCCTGTTCATTTTTCTTTTTGTATATGCCCTGGCAGAGCTGATGGACGGGAATCCTTTTACCTGGATCTGGGAAGGATTAAAAGTCATCTGTGGTGCGGGCATTATCTGGCATTACAATGACTGGTTCCTTCTGAAAAATTATATGACGGGCGGTTGGATCTTTGTTGCAGGGTATTTGCTTCTCTCGTTACTGATAACAGCCGTGCTGCGTCGACGCGCGGCTTAA
- a CDS encoding beta-L-arabinofuranosidase domain-containing protein yields MMLIQKLLAAFLVALFIMPQADAQPAMRPVEKTGYRIPAVCEIRLPETDRLTGYLGARYDLNLKNRLLKIDEKGILEGFVSRPGKQRWIGEHAGKYLEAAANTWLITKDRELKTQMDRIFTTLIQTQLPDGYLGTYLPDSYWSSWDVWVHKYDLVGLLAYYNATGNARALETAVKVGDLLVKKFGDADGQKDIIKAGSHVGMAATSVIDPMTELYRWTGDQRYLDFCRYIIRSYDHAGGPAIINTLLKEKQVIKVANGKAYEMLSNLVGIVKLYRLTGEPDYLKAARYAFDDIVSKRLFITGTTSDHEHFIADGVLKADTSAHMGEGCVTTTWIQLNMQLFAISGELKYYNEIERAVYNQLLAAENPATGCVSYYTPLIGEKPYRCHITCCLSSVPRGIALLPYLNYVRLNNRPTLLLYEAAAIKDQVRTAAGKELPVSLLVSSDFPDKGSATIKLSIPSTARFALQLRVPVWAKAFKAVAGGRTYTGKADKLIIIDRNWERENKISVSFEIPVQALPGGQSYPGAVAVQRGPQVLSVDQSLNPSLDPAALNLNTASGIKLRQARETLPAEWIGKQAYATTFRNAAGQPQSLILVPYAEAGQTGGTANVWITVRP; encoded by the coding sequence ATGATGCTTATTCAGAAACTTCTTGCTGCATTTTTAGTTGCTTTATTTATAATGCCGCAGGCGGATGCCCAACCGGCGATGCGCCCCGTTGAGAAAACAGGATACCGTATTCCTGCCGTCTGCGAAATCCGGTTGCCCGAAACAGACCGGCTGACGGGCTACCTGGGAGCGCGCTATGATCTTAATCTGAAGAACCGGCTGTTGAAAATTGATGAAAAGGGAATACTGGAAGGCTTTGTATCACGTCCCGGAAAACAACGCTGGATCGGCGAGCATGCAGGGAAATATCTTGAAGCGGCTGCCAATACCTGGCTGATCACAAAGGACAGGGAGCTGAAAACCCAGATGGACCGGATTTTTACCACGCTGATCCAAACCCAGCTGCCGGATGGCTATCTGGGTACTTATCTTCCGGATAGTTACTGGAGCTCATGGGATGTATGGGTGCATAAATATGACCTGGTTGGTCTGCTGGCCTATTATAACGCCACAGGGAATGCCAGGGCCCTGGAAACGGCCGTAAAAGTGGGTGATCTGCTGGTAAAGAAATTTGGCGATGCGGACGGGCAAAAGGATATCATAAAGGCCGGTTCGCATGTGGGTATGGCCGCTACTTCTGTGATCGATCCGATGACGGAGTTGTATCGATGGACCGGGGATCAGCGGTACCTCGATTTTTGCCGCTATATCATACGGTCATATGATCATGCCGGCGGGCCTGCCATCATCAACACCCTGCTGAAGGAAAAGCAGGTGATTAAAGTAGCCAACGGAAAAGCATACGAAATGTTGTCGAACCTGGTAGGCATTGTAAAACTATACCGGCTTACCGGTGAGCCGGATTATCTGAAAGCGGCCCGGTATGCATTTGATGATATCGTATCAAAACGGCTGTTCATCACCGGCACTACCAGCGATCATGAACATTTTATCGCCGATGGTGTGCTGAAGGCGGATACTTCAGCACATATGGGCGAAGGATGTGTGACCACGACCTGGATCCAGCTGAACATGCAATTATTTGCCATCAGCGGGGAGCTGAAATATTATAATGAAATAGAACGTGCTGTTTACAACCAGCTGCTGGCGGCAGAAAACCCGGCAACCGGCTGTGTGAGCTATTATACACCGCTGATCGGTGAAAAACCCTACCGCTGCCATATCACCTGTTGCCTGTCGAGTGTACCGCGTGGCATTGCATTACTTCCCTATCTGAATTATGTCAGGTTGAATAACCGGCCGACATTACTGCTCTACGAAGCCGCTGCCATAAAGGATCAGGTACGAACGGCAGCGGGAAAGGAACTCCCGGTATCACTTTTGGTCAGCAGTGATTTTCCGGACAAAGGCAGTGCAACGATAAAACTGAGTATTCCTTCGACAGCAAGGTTTGCATTACAGCTCAGGGTACCGGTTTGGGCAAAGGCCTTCAAAGCAGTGGCCGGTGGCCGTACCTATACCGGCAAAGCGGACAAGCTGATCATTATAGACCGGAACTGGGAAAGGGAAAATAAGATATCGGTTTCATTTGAAATACCGGTGCAGGCATTGCCGGGCGGACAAAGTTATCCCGGTGCTGTAGCCGTTCAGCGGGGTCCCCAGGTACTGTCGGTGGATCAGTCGCTGAATCCTTCTCTTGATCCTGCTGCATTAAATCTCAATACCGCTTCCGGCATAAAGCTGCGGCAAGCCCGTGAAACACTTCCGGCAGAATGGATCGGCAAACAGGCTTATGCCACCACATTCAGGAACGCTGCCGGTCAGCCGCAGTCCCTGATACTGGTACCCTATGCAGAGGCGGGGCAAACCGGTGGTACTGCTAATGTATGGATAACTGTCCGGCCTTAA
- a CDS encoding DUF6157 family protein, which yields MKQHTTNYQDTFIEVAPDCPVKTAEVPPLKLSGKTAANLQFEMIMENPYTFTSDDVLFHCFAVKNQIPRSQLKAAREAYFSKGQPCLRASPLTKRYGWGVHCDAAGKVAIFGVETSNYKKLAADKTLKIVKAMRSGR from the coding sequence ATGAAACAGCATACAACAAACTACCAGGATACATTTATTGAAGTTGCCCCCGATTGTCCGGTCAAGACGGCCGAAGTTCCACCGCTGAAACTTTCAGGAAAAACAGCAGCCAATCTTCAGTTTGAAATGATCATGGAAAACCCATACACTTTCACATCGGATGATGTATTGTTTCACTGCTTCGCTGTAAAGAACCAGATCCCCCGGAGCCAACTAAAGGCGGCAAGAGAGGCGTACTTTTCAAAAGGACAACCCTGTCTGCGTGCTTCGCCGCTTACAAAACGCTACGGCTGGGGCGTACACTGTGATGCGGCAGGCAAAGTTGCTATTTTTGGTGTTGAAACATCAAACTATAAAAAACTGGCTGCAGATAAAACGCTGAAAATTGTGAAGGCAATGCGTTCCGGCAGGTAA
- a CDS encoding CshA/CshB family fibrillar adhesin-related protein yields the protein MKKIHAPVIGTLLCFFLSTFTTFGQYFGASVAKRGNGNYRGSIYWINWDVNDDGRPGDAIASGAERVVNTPQGIVYTIKITKINNNNNNLESYTPGQWPYDDVKTGYNWFSQSINNANQYTGSYNYRTSPLSDVYDNKVDAHNSVIGIRNATDGQRVNFRVTVTARLGNKPISILGMVAVGAESLGGSPTSPYRESESFTAGNSDAAAIVAAWQAFDKVQNAYAGPYRSTSFRTVANVSNGGKTVMGHNPDRTGEGPGEMIWFSQGANQIDVDLKGGGVQAIAIGFIGTYDFGDAPLSYGTVSHELDVSFSNGAPAIGTDIKLASLSLANRNAPKFTIGTLADNDADQFYSDDLLGDDIHDLKDEDGLPNPYKATIIAGANKATFSIPVQNKSGAAGTLWAWIDINKNGIFEASERGTAVNVPNNQTGNVTLNFTNLPGTFQPFKSYPMRLRLAQAIPDDNTSTAIDEGSIGVASGGEVEDHLLRVPDAPVTGVIFQDVNQNGLQEAAEPVFTGTGMFVYLIDADNRIIEKAPVVDGAYTITQVPVNVSLTDLNARLVATAHDLAVGTTLSDLTGTPPVGYIKTGKDLTKAGNNVSPVGNKTDFQIKFTGTVPESGIQHVNFGMYPLVLAVNFGAINARISGDQLTVNWVTETEENNHHFDVEVSTDGMKFVKWATVKTKAAGGNSSQELSYAVSGSLNTAAGLMGASLFSIAFLGLLFLKNRRKLLSVVCFIGLVTMGVSCKKTDQALDPSAKKVFVRIVQYDTDGTSKYSKTVQAVADN from the coding sequence ATGAAAAAAATTCATGCCCCTGTGATAGGGACCTTGCTATGCTTTTTCTTAAGCACCTTCACCACTTTCGGTCAGTACTTCGGAGCCTCCGTAGCTAAAAGAGGTAATGGTAATTACCGCGGAAGTATCTATTGGATCAACTGGGATGTGAATGACGACGGCCGCCCCGGAGATGCCATCGCCTCCGGAGCAGAACGCGTTGTCAACACTCCCCAGGGGATTGTTTACACGATTAAGATCACCAAGATCAACAACAACAATAATAATCTTGAATCCTACACGCCGGGACAATGGCCTTACGATGATGTAAAGACGGGGTATAACTGGTTCAGCCAGTCCATCAACAATGCCAATCAATATACCGGCTCCTATAATTACAGGACCAGTCCGCTTTCCGATGTATATGACAATAAGGTGGATGCTCACAATTCCGTGATCGGTATCCGCAATGCTACCGACGGGCAGCGGGTGAACTTCAGGGTGACGGTCACCGCACGCCTGGGCAATAAACCCATTTCGATCCTTGGGATGGTGGCGGTTGGTGCCGAGTCGCTTGGCGGCAGTCCTACCAGCCCCTACAGGGAATCCGAAAGTTTTACAGCAGGCAACAGCGATGCAGCAGCAATCGTTGCGGCATGGCAGGCTTTTGATAAGGTTCAGAATGCATATGCAGGTCCGTACCGGTCTACCTCTTTCCGTACGGTGGCCAATGTCTCCAACGGCGGCAAAACCGTAATGGGGCATAACCCGGACAGAACCGGCGAGGGTCCAGGTGAAATGATCTGGTTCTCCCAGGGAGCCAACCAGATCGATGTAGACCTGAAAGGCGGCGGCGTACAGGCCATTGCCATCGGCTTTATCGGCACTTATGATTTTGGTGATGCCCCGCTCTCTTACGGCACTGTAAGCCATGAGCTGGATGTTTCTTTCAGTAACGGGGCACCTGCTATCGGTACCGATATTAAACTGGCTTCTTTATCCCTGGCCAACAGGAATGCACCTAAATTCACGATCGGCACACTGGCAGATAATGATGCCGACCAGTTCTACAGCGATGACTTGCTGGGAGACGACATCCACGATCTGAAAGATGAAGACGGTTTACCCAATCCTTATAAAGCCACCATCATTGCAGGGGCCAACAAGGCAACCTTCTCCATTCCCGTGCAAAACAAGTCCGGCGCAGCCGGTACGCTCTGGGCCTGGATCGATATCAACAAGAACGGCATCTTTGAAGCCAGTGAAAGAGGTACAGCCGTAAATGTCCCCAATAATCAGACGGGTAATGTAACACTTAATTTCACGAACCTGCCGGGCACCTTCCAGCCATTTAAAAGCTACCCGATGCGCCTGCGGCTGGCGCAGGCCATCCCCGACGACAATACATCAACGGCCATTGATGAAGGATCCATCGGAGTGGCATCCGGCGGCGAAGTAGAGGATCACCTGCTCCGGGTACCCGATGCACCGGTAACCGGTGTTATCTTCCAGGACGTGAATCAGAATGGCTTGCAGGAGGCGGCGGAACCGGTTTTCACAGGCACCGGTATGTTTGTATACCTGATCGATGCCGACAACAGGATCATTGAGAAAGCCCCCGTAGTGGACGGAGCCTATACCATCACACAGGTACCCGTCAATGTGAGTCTTACCGATCTGAATGCTCGGCTGGTGGCCACGGCACATGATCTTGCAGTTGGTACCACCCTGTCCGACCTCACCGGCACACCTCCTGTAGGCTATATAAAAACCGGAAAGGATCTGACAAAAGCAGGAAACAATGTTTCACCTGTTGGTAACAAAACCGATTTCCAGATCAAGTTTACCGGTACGGTTCCTGAGTCCGGCATCCAGCATGTCAACTTCGGCATGTACCCGCTGGTGCTGGCGGTGAATTTCGGTGCGATCAATGCGCGGATCAGCGGTGACCAGCTGACCGTCAATTGGGTAACGGAAACCGAAGAGAACAACCATCATTTTGATGTGGAAGTTTCCACCGATGGAATGAAGTTTGTAAAATGGGCTACAGTAAAAACAAAGGCTGCCGGCGGCAACTCCAGCCAGGAGCTCAGCTATGCTGTTTCGGGCTCATTAAATACCGCCGCAGGATTGATGGGAGCTTCGCTGTTCTCCATAGCGTTCCTGGGATTACTGTTCCTGAAGAACAGGCGGAAACTGCTTTCCGTGGTCTGCTTTATCGGACTGGTAACCATGGGTGTTTCCTGTAAGAAGACAGACCAGGCACTGGATCCCTCTGCAAAAAAAGTGTTTGTCCGGATCGTTCAGTACGATACCGACGGCACTTCCAAATACTCCAAAACAGTTCAGGCCGTTGCTGACAACTAA
- a CDS encoding RagB/SusD family nutrient uptake outer membrane protein has protein sequence MKKLAFVLIILSGLSSSCKRYLDIVPDNVATLDNAFSLRGEAEKYLFTCYFYLPRESDYNGSPALLGGDEIWELPDINTTSIYRNLAQGNQNVLEPIGGEYWNRMYMGIRDCNIFLSNIGRVPDIQPYERQQWIAEAKFLKAYYHFILLRMYGPVPLVRANLPISAGPDEVKVFREPVDTCFNYIVQLLDEAKDDLPQVINDPQYFGKITKPVAYSLKAKILTYAASPLFNGNAEQATLKNADGRQLFNTAYDEKKWQRAAEACKEAIGVCEAAGIKLYEQPKNLLQYELSDTMQVQLGLRKAVTEKWNSEIIWANTQSWNSWFQNLASPDWDPSPQARVWMDNRYNAPLKIAEQFYTKNGLPISEDKTWDYQARYTTRTATTPYRLYLKTGYTTAALNFDREPRFYAYLGFDGGIWFGQGKFDDKKDGELFYLQTKLGDPLGKSSAFTGPVTGYSLKKLIHPENLRATTSYTIVQYPWPLMRLADLYLLYSECLNEAAGPSPLVFQYLNKVRARAGVPDVEKAWTEFSRTPSKITGKDGVRQIIHRERLNELAFEQNRFWDLRRWKEAVTEMNRAISGWNVYGSDVASYYRATTLFVPRFGLKDYFFPLSEYERNVNPNLVQNIGW, from the coding sequence ATGAAAAAGCTGGCTTTTGTTCTGATCATACTATCAGGTTTGTCTTCCTCCTGTAAGCGTTACCTGGATATTGTGCCCGATAATGTAGCCACATTGGACAATGCATTTTCGCTGCGCGGGGAAGCAGAGAAATATTTATTCACCTGTTATTTCTATTTGCCCCGGGAATCGGATTATAATGGTTCTCCTGCATTGCTGGGGGGCGATGAAATATGGGAGCTGCCGGATATTAACACCACAAGCATCTATAGAAACCTTGCACAGGGGAATCAGAATGTACTCGAACCCATCGGAGGGGAATACTGGAACCGCATGTATATGGGCATCCGGGACTGTAATATTTTTTTATCGAATATCGGGAGGGTGCCGGACATTCAGCCTTACGAACGGCAGCAATGGATCGCGGAGGCAAAATTCCTGAAGGCCTATTATCATTTTATACTGCTGCGCATGTACGGTCCTGTTCCGCTGGTAAGGGCCAACCTGCCCATTTCTGCAGGGCCCGATGAAGTAAAAGTATTCCGGGAACCGGTGGATACCTGCTTCAATTATATCGTGCAGCTGCTGGATGAAGCAAAGGATGACCTGCCTCAGGTGATCAATGATCCGCAATACTTCGGTAAGATCACAAAGCCGGTAGCCTACAGTTTAAAGGCAAAGATCCTTACTTATGCAGCCAGTCCGTTATTTAACGGGAATGCAGAGCAGGCAACATTAAAGAATGCAGACGGCAGGCAACTTTTTAATACTGCTTATGATGAAAAGAAATGGCAGCGTGCGGCTGAAGCGTGTAAAGAAGCCATCGGGGTTTGTGAAGCGGCAGGTATAAAACTTTACGAACAGCCAAAGAACCTGTTACAATATGAATTGAGTGATACCATGCAGGTGCAGCTGGGGCTCCGGAAGGCCGTAACAGAAAAATGGAACAGTGAGATCATATGGGCCAATACCCAGAGCTGGAACAGCTGGTTTCAAAACCTGGCTTCGCCGGACTGGGACCCAAGTCCGCAGGCCCGCGTATGGATGGACAACCGGTACAACGCGCCCCTCAAGATCGCTGAACAGTTCTATACCAAGAACGGGCTGCCGATCAGTGAAGACAAAACATGGGATTACCAGGCCCGTTATACCACCCGGACCGCCACAACACCATACCGTCTGTATCTCAAAACAGGTTATACCACTGCCGCGCTTAATTTTGACCGGGAGCCCCGGTTCTATGCCTACCTGGGCTTTGATGGCGGTATCTGGTTCGGGCAGGGAAAATTTGATGATAAAAAAGACGGGGAATTGTTCTATCTCCAGACAAAGCTGGGTGACCCTTTGGGGAAATCTTCGGCTTTTACCGGCCCGGTAACGGGCTACTCGCTCAAAAAACTGATCCATCCCGAAAACCTGCGCGCCACTACCAGCTATACGATCGTGCAATATCCCTGGCCACTGATGCGACTGGCAGACCTGTATCTTTTATACAGCGAATGCCTGAATGAAGCAGCGGGCCCGTCACCCCTGGTGTTTCAGTACCTGAACAAAGTGCGTGCCCGTGCAGGGGTCCCGGATGTGGAAAAAGCCTGGACCGAATTTTCAAGAACTCCTTCAAAGATCACCGGCAAAGACGGGGTACGGCAGATCATCCACCGCGAACGTCTGAATGAACTGGCTTTTGAGCAAAACAGGTTCTGGGATCTGCGAAGATGGAAAGAAGCTGTAACGGAAATGAACCGGGCGATCAGCGGATGGAATGTTTATGGCTCCGATGTGGCCAGTTACTACAGGGCTACAACCCTCTTTGTGCCACGCTTTGGACTCAAGGATTATTTTTTTCCGTTGTCGGAATATGAACGGAATGTAAACCCCAATCTTGTACAAAACATCGGATGGTAA
- a CDS encoding SusC/RagA family TonB-linked outer membrane protein produces MKIKPLLRCLTLKTGARSGFIFCCTFLFVAANGQQQDTARVFGKVLNEDGKPVSNASVAVKGTNTGTQTDPNGNFLIAAAGGDSLVISAVNYLSRSVLTERGTELTVILKPDQQGQNLGEIVVVGYETRKKEQVVGAVTTVKPEDLRIPTSNLTTALAGKVAGVIAYQRTGEPGADNADFFVRGVTTFGYKNGPLILIDGIESSSTDLARLRVDDIASFSILKDATSTAVYGARGANGVILVNTKRGKVGKAKIELRAENSVSTATKNIELADPVTYMKMANEAVLTRDPLGKILYSDDKINRTGKEGSSPYIYPANDWRKLLFKDYANNQRYTLNVSGGGGVARYFVSGGLSEDHGVLRVDKLNNFNNNINLKSFSLRSNVDIDVTKTTMLTVRLYGNFDDYQGPIYSGNDMYGMMMHSNPVQFPATFPSDSAHAFVRHIMFGNNVTQGQQGSLYQNPYAEMVRGYRDWNRSNMMAQMEIRQNLGSWIKGLNLRGMFYVNRYSYTTVTRSYNPFYYEIASYDPVSQQYNINVINSSSNPNPVGPIGTEYLGFTADPDLREINSNFYGEAVLNYDNVFNGKHSVSGMLVGILQQRLNSAANSLLNSLPFRNSGLSGRFTYGYKSRYYGEFNFGYNGSERFHQSRRFGFFPSAGVAWTVHNEKFFDPLKEVITTLKLRYTYGLIGNDAIGSPSDRFFYLSEVNMNSDDRYAQFGRGDAGAVKGLNGVLITRYANEDITWEKSYQQNLGIELGVLRAATLNIDLFKQHRKNILMTRAYIPGTMGLSAPVRANVGEATSQGIDLSLNLSQSFNNGLFLSGMGNFTYATNKYAVFEEPFYKERYRSQVGQNINQQFGYIAERLFVDDEDARNAPNQNSAYPVRGGDIKYLDVNRDGQITDADRVPIGYPTVPEIVYGFGVSATYKNIDLSVFFQGLAHESFWIDYAALSPFVNETQVMKVIADDYWSEQHQNSYAFWPRLSNYINPNNNRPSTWFMRNGSFLRLKTAELGYTLPQHLTKKIHASAVRIYFSGNNLLTFSKFKLWDVEMGGNGLGYPIQKVYNIGLHIRFN; encoded by the coding sequence ATGAAAATAAAACCCCTACTGCGTTGTCTTACATTAAAAACAGGTGCCCGTTCCGGATTTATTTTTTGCTGTACTTTTTTATTTGTGGCAGCAAACGGGCAGCAGCAGGATACTGCCCGGGTATTTGGTAAAGTACTGAATGAGGATGGCAAACCGGTAAGTAATGCATCGGTTGCGGTCAAAGGCACTAATACCGGAACACAGACGGATCCGAATGGTAACTTCCTGATCGCCGCAGCGGGTGGCGACAGCCTCGTCATATCAGCGGTAAATTATTTGTCCCGGTCTGTTCTTACGGAAAGGGGAACGGAACTCACCGTTATCCTGAAACCGGATCAGCAGGGGCAGAACCTGGGTGAGATAGTGGTAGTGGGTTATGAAACCCGAAAAAAAGAACAGGTAGTAGGGGCGGTAACAACCGTAAAACCAGAGGACCTTCGGATACCGACAAGCAACCTCACCACGGCCCTGGCAGGAAAAGTAGCGGGCGTGATCGCCTATCAGCGCACGGGAGAACCCGGTGCGGATAATGCCGATTTCTTTGTGAGAGGGGTTACCACCTTCGGGTATAAGAACGGACCGCTGATCCTGATCGACGGCATCGAATCTTCCAGTACCGATCTGGCACGGTTGCGGGTGGATGATATCGCTTCCTTTTCCATCCTGAAGGATGCCACGTCCACGGCGGTTTACGGGGCAAGAGGAGCCAATGGAGTGATCCTCGTAAACACGAAGCGGGGTAAGGTGGGTAAGGCCAAGATCGAACTGCGGGCAGAGAATTCTGTTTCAACGGCCACAAAAAATATCGAGCTCGCTGATCCGGTAACCTATATGAAAATGGCGAACGAAGCGGTGCTGACGAGAGACCCGCTGGGCAAGATCCTTTATTCGGATGATAAGATCAACCGTACCGGAAAGGAAGGCTCCAGCCCTTATATCTATCCGGCTAACGACTGGCGCAAACTGCTGTTTAAGGATTATGCCAACAACCAGCGGTACACCCTTAATGTAAGCGGTGGCGGTGGTGTGGCGCGGTACTTTGTCTCAGGCGGACTAAGCGAAGACCATGGCGTACTGCGGGTAGATAAGCTGAACAATTTTAATAACAATATCAATCTGAAAAGTTTTTCCTTGCGCTCAAATGTAGACATTGATGTAACGAAGACCACGATGCTGACAGTAAGGCTCTACGGGAATTTTGATGATTACCAGGGCCCCATCTATTCGGGGAATGATATGTACGGTATGATGATGCATTCCAATCCGGTTCAGTTCCCCGCCACTTTTCCCAGCGATTCGGCGCATGCATTTGTGCGGCATATCATGTTTGGTAATAATGTAACACAGGGGCAGCAGGGAAGCCTGTACCAGAACCCTTACGCAGAAATGGTACGGGGCTACCGCGACTGGAACCGTTCGAATATGATGGCCCAGATGGAAATCAGACAAAACCTGGGCAGCTGGATAAAGGGGCTGAACCTGCGGGGTATGTTCTATGTGAACCGGTATTCCTATACTACGGTTACCCGGTCTTATAATCCGTTTTATTATGAGATCGCTTCCTATGACCCGGTTTCGCAGCAATACAATATAAATGTCATTAACTCTTCTTCCAATCCCAACCCGGTTGGTCCCATCGGCACCGAGTACCTGGGGTTCACTGCCGACCCGGATCTCAGGGAGATCAACTCCAATTTCTATGGGGAGGCGGTACTGAACTATGATAATGTTTTTAACGGGAAACATTCGGTAAGCGGCATGCTGGTAGGGATCCTGCAACAGCGGCTGAATTCCGCGGCGAATTCCCTGCTGAACTCCCTGCCGTTCCGGAACTCGGGCCTGTCGGGCCGGTTTACCTACGGCTATAAAAGCAGGTATTACGGAGAATTCAATTTTGGATACAACGGCTCGGAGCGGTTCCATCAATCCAGGCGGTTCGGTTTTTTCCCATCAGCTGGTGTCGCCTGGACGGTTCATAATGAAAAATTCTTTGATCCGCTTAAAGAAGTGATCACCACATTAAAGCTCCGGTATACTTACGGGCTGATCGGAAACGATGCGATCGGCTCACCCTCCGATCGCTTCTTTTACCTTTCGGAAGTAAATATGAATTCCGATGACCGGTATGCCCAGTTCGGAAGAGGTGATGCGGGAGCCGTGAAAGGATTGAACGGAGTACTGATCACCCGTTATGCCAATGAGGATATTACCTGGGAGAAATCGTACCAGCAGAACCTGGGGATCGAGCTTGGTGTGCTCCGCGCTGCAACCCTGAATATCGATCTTTTCAAACAGCACCGGAAGAACATTCTTATGACCCGTGCCTATATACCCGGCACGATGGGATTGTCGGCCCCGGTGAGAGCCAATGTGGGTGAAGCTACTTCCCAAGGAATTGACCTGTCGTTGAACCTGAGCCAATCATTTAACAACGGCCTGTTCCTTTCGGGTATGGGAAATTTTACCTATGCTACCAATAAGTATGCGGTATTTGAAGAACCCTTTTATAAAGAGCGGTACCGGTCACAGGTCGGACAAAATATCAATCAGCAGTTCGGGTATATTGCGGAGCGCCTGTTCGTGGATGATGAGGATGCCCGGAACGCGCCCAACCAGAATTCGGCTTATCCCGTCCGGGGCGGGGATATCAAATACCTGGATGTAAACCGCGACGGCCAAATAACGGATGCAGACCGGGTGCCTATCGGTTATCCCACAGTACCGGAGATCGTATACGGTTTTGGGGTTTCGGCCACCTATAAGAACATTGATCTTTCTGTTTTCTTCCAGGGTCTGGCGCACGAATCTTTCTGGATCGATTATGCGGCGTTGTCCCCTTTTGTAAATGAAACGCAGGTGATGAAGGTGATCGCAGATGATTACTGGAGCGAGCAACACCAGAACAGCTATGCCTTCTGGCCGCGGTTGAGCAACTATATAAATCCCAATAATAACAGGCCCAGTACCTGGTTTATGAGAAACGGCAGTTTCCTGCGGCTGAAGACTGCGGAGCTGGGGTATACATTGCCGCAGCACCTCACAAAGAAGATCCATGCATCTGCTGTCCGTATTTATTTCAGCGGGAATAACCTGCTGACCTTTAGCAAGTTCAAACTCTGGGATGTTGAAATGGGGGGTAATGGCCTGGGATACCCCATTCAAAAAGTATACAACATCGGTCTTCATATCCGGTTTAATTAA